From Virgibacillus ihumii, the proteins below share one genomic window:
- a CDS encoding LLM class flavin-dependent oxidoreductase codes for MEKYRINPGSGLEFGLYTLGDHLPNPATGERISAQQRIHEIIELAQLAEQAGIDFFSVGESHQDYFTTQAHSVVLSAIAQATEKIKISSSSTIISTLDPVRAYEDFATIDLISKGRAEMIAGRASRVGNFELLGYDLRDYEELYEEKFDLLRKINEEEVVNWSGQFRAPLRNAKVLPRPQNGSMPIWRAVGGPPASAIKAGRAGVPMFLATLGGPATSFKYSIDAYREAAENNGHNPAELPVATAGFFYTAETTQQAQRETYPHINKGMELTNGRGYPKQHFAQGADPRDVMNIGSPQQVIEKILYQHEMFGHQRYIAQMDFGGVTFDKLKRNIDTIGTEILPAIKKHTAKS; via the coding sequence ATGGAAAAATACCGCATTAATCCAGGCAGTGGTCTGGAATTTGGACTATATACATTAGGTGATCACCTGCCGAATCCGGCAACCGGGGAGCGCATTTCCGCCCAGCAGCGCATCCATGAAATAATTGAGTTGGCGCAGCTTGCTGAACAGGCGGGGATTGACTTTTTCAGTGTCGGCGAAAGTCATCAGGATTATTTTACAACGCAGGCCCATTCGGTCGTGTTAAGCGCAATTGCCCAGGCGACGGAAAAGATTAAAATTTCCAGTTCCTCCACCATCATCAGCACGCTGGATCCTGTCCGCGCTTACGAGGATTTTGCTACCATCGATCTCATTTCAAAAGGTCGGGCGGAAATGATTGCCGGGCGTGCGTCCCGTGTGGGAAACTTTGAATTGCTTGGGTATGATCTTCGCGATTACGAGGAGTTATATGAGGAAAAATTCGATCTCCTGCGAAAAATTAATGAGGAAGAAGTGGTGAACTGGAGCGGGCAATTCCGTGCGCCACTGCGAAATGCTAAAGTCCTGCCGCGACCGCAAAACGGCTCGATGCCAATCTGGCGGGCTGTCGGCGGACCACCGGCAAGTGCGATCAAAGCTGGGCGCGCAGGCGTTCCGATGTTCCTCGCAACGTTGGGCGGACCTGCGACATCATTTAAGTACTCGATTGATGCGTATCGGGAAGCGGCAGAAAATAACGGACACAATCCTGCTGAACTTCCTGTTGCGACAGCCGGGTTCTTTTACACAGCGGAGACCACCCAGCAGGCGCAGCGGGAAACGTACCCGCATATTAACAAAGGGATGGAGCTGACCAATGGACGGGGGTACCCGAAACAGCATTTCGCGCAGGGTGCTGACCCGAGAGATGTAATGAACATCGGCAGTCCGCAGCAGGTAATTGAAAAAATCCTGTACCAGCACGAAATGTTCGGGCATCAGCGTTACATCGCGCAAATGGATTTTGGCGGGGTGACGTTTGACAAGCTGAAGCGAAATATCGACACCATCGGGACAGAAATTCTTCCGGCAATTAAAAAACATACGGCTAAGAGCTAG
- a CDS encoding YrrS family protein, with protein MDTRSGMRKKKKSKNILLNSSIVIVIALILIIGGNMIFNSSNETANNQQDSSTEETEQDTQNNEGQTGGDESTDGNGSESGNNGQQDGAVQQNEDDGGDEQSQNDSQDKQDKNDQSRQNDKKQQNAGESNSGKVVGKPIGTSQSGPHQSSYDKGTVDWNEKIKAIQLATGLDDSMTLWRLESGGGPQQSIGKVSPEGVSGWVYVVNLQWVDQKGWKVTNVSKQSR; from the coding sequence ATGGACACAAGATCCGGCATGCGTAAAAAGAAAAAAAGTAAAAATATACTTCTTAATTCATCAATCGTAATCGTCATTGCTCTCATATTAATTATTGGGGGCAACATGATTTTCAATAGCAGTAATGAAACAGCTAATAATCAGCAGGATAGCTCCACGGAAGAAACTGAACAGGATACGCAAAATAATGAGGGACAAACTGGTGGAGATGAAAGCACTGATGGAAACGGATCCGAATCGGGAAACAATGGTCAACAGGATGGTGCAGTCCAGCAGAATGAGGATGACGGTGGAGATGAACAATCCCAAAATGATTCTCAAGACAAGCAGGATAAGAACGATCAGTCCCGTCAAAATGATAAGAAACAGCAGAATGCAGGCGAATCCAACTCCGGCAAAGTCGTTGGTAAACCAATTGGTACTTCCCAGTCAGGGCCGCATCAGTCCAGCTATGATAAGGGCACAGTGGACTGGAATGAAAAAATAAAAGCTATTCAATTGGCTACAGGACTGGATGACAGCATGACGCTTTGGCGCCTGGAAAGTGGCGGAGGACCACAGCAATCCATTGGAAAAGTAAGTCCTGAAGGCGTATCAGGCTGGGTGTATGTAGTGAATCTTCAGTGGGTTGATCAAAAGGGCTGGAAAGTGACAAATGTTTCGAAACAAAGCCGATAA
- the pmtA gene encoding phenol-soluble modulin export ABC transporter ATP-binding protein PmtA translates to MEDTVKLEHVNKAFDGFGLNDVSFSVKKGFVTGFIGPNGSGKTTTIKLLMDLLKRDSGELNIFGLDNANHSKDIKQRIGFVYADNHFYNHLTARQMKRVVASFYEKWDDAVFQHYMNRFDLPWKRKIKHLSTGMRMKLSLAIALSHHADLIIMDEPTSGLDPVFRSEILDILSDVIQDETKTVFFSTHITTDLEQIADFITFIYNGEIIFSDNKDRILEKYYIVRGAAELLDPDIRSMFIHLRETSVGFEGLTNEPEKISNLMGEHVMMEPATLEEIMVNTVRSEKNAQFTL, encoded by the coding sequence ATGGAGGATACCGTGAAGTTAGAACATGTGAATAAGGCGTTTGACGGGTTTGGCTTGAATGACGTGTCATTTTCCGTGAAGAAGGGATTTGTGACAGGCTTCATCGGGCCGAATGGATCCGGGAAAACAACAACCATCAAGTTGCTCATGGACCTGTTGAAACGTGATTCGGGCGAGTTGAACATTTTTGGCTTGGATAATGCCAACCACAGCAAGGATATCAAACAGAGAATCGGTTTTGTATATGCGGATAATCACTTTTATAACCATCTGACCGCCCGGCAAATGAAACGTGTGGTTGCCTCGTTTTACGAAAAATGGGATGATGCGGTTTTTCAGCATTATATGAATCGGTTTGATCTGCCGTGGAAGCGAAAAATCAAGCATTTATCAACCGGCATGCGAATGAAGCTGTCCCTGGCAATCGCATTATCACACCATGCTGATTTAATAATTATGGATGAACCGACATCCGGACTGGATCCGGTTTTTCGCAGCGAAATCCTCGATATTTTATCTGACGTCATCCAGGACGAAACGAAAACCGTATTTTTTTCCACACACATCACAACCGACTTGGAACAGATTGCGGACTTCATTACATTTATCTATAACGGTGAAATCATTTTCAGTGATAATAAGGATCGTATATTGGAAAAATATTATATCGTCAGGGGAGCAGCGGAACTGTTGGATCCGGATATTCGCAGCATGTTTATCCATTTGCGTGAAACCTCAGTCGGGTTCGAGGGCTTGACAAATGAGCCGGAAAAAATCAGCAATTTGATGGGTGAGCATGTCATGATGGAACCTGCAACACTTGAGGAAATCATGGTAAATACGGTAAGGAGCGAGAAAAATGCGCAGTTTACTTTATAA
- a CDS encoding GntR family transcriptional regulator — protein sequence MNIILSNSSKEPIYEQVKNQIKQSILRNELQEGDALPSMRGLAKELRISVITTKRAYEELEHEGFITSFVGKGSFVAGQNKDLLREKRLTMMEESLLEIVEEAKILDISRKELKQMLDILYEEGGE from the coding sequence ATGAATATCATCCTATCGAATTCATCCAAGGAACCAATTTATGAACAGGTGAAAAACCAGATTAAGCAAAGCATATTACGAAATGAATTACAGGAAGGGGATGCGCTTCCATCCATGCGCGGGCTCGCTAAGGAACTGCGAATAAGCGTCATTACAACAAAAAGGGCATATGAGGAATTGGAACATGAAGGATTCATCACGTCGTTTGTTGGAAAAGGATCATTTGTTGCCGGGCAAAACAAGGATCTTCTGCGGGAAAAACGGCTGACGATGATGGAGGAAAGCCTTTTGGAAATTGTTGAAGAAGCGAAAATACTGGACATCAGTAGGAAGGAACTAAAGCAAATGCTCGACATTCTTTATGAGGAAGGAGGAGAATAA
- a CDS encoding putative holin-like toxin, which yields MTTFETLFLMLAFGTLVATMITKK from the coding sequence ATGACAACGTTTGAAACGCTTTTTCTGATGCTTGCGTTTGGCACGCTTGTCGCGACAATGATCACAAAAAAATAG
- a CDS encoding C40 family peptidase codes for MGKHFVRRYVLTTALGGAFILSPVMAGSGFAPGAPGEEPSKKEKTGAPSSHLIFSGERGGAGEMVQTKLSNMGYDLAVDGIYGPITETQVRKFQDNQGLVVDGIVGPKTKEALNNSGTKNSGTDEEQTTTVSAPDEEKTTTENQASTDIVSAAKSLVGTPYQFGGETPAGFDSSGFVNYVIEQETDASLERTHAGIWANDGAFVDNPSPGDVVFFTNTYDADTYVTHSGIYIGDGKMIHAGTEETGVEVASLNVDYWDNRYIGAKSIN; via the coding sequence TTGGGAAAACATTTTGTACGCCGATATGTGCTGACGACGGCACTTGGGGGAGCATTTATATTAAGTCCCGTAATGGCGGGGAGCGGTTTTGCGCCTGGGGCGCCGGGTGAAGAACCATCAAAAAAAGAAAAGACGGGAGCACCTTCTTCCCATCTTATCTTTTCAGGCGAACGCGGGGGAGCGGGCGAAATGGTTCAAACCAAATTAAGTAATATGGGATATGATCTGGCGGTTGATGGTATTTACGGACCTATTACGGAGACACAGGTACGGAAATTTCAGGACAATCAAGGGTTAGTCGTGGACGGTATTGTCGGACCGAAAACAAAAGAAGCACTTAACAATTCCGGCACAAAAAATTCCGGCACAGATGAAGAGCAAACGACTACGGTGAGCGCTCCGGATGAAGAAAAAACAACAACAGAGAACCAAGCATCTACTGATATTGTATCTGCAGCTAAAAGCCTGGTCGGAACTCCATATCAGTTTGGCGGTGAAACCCCAGCAGGTTTTGACAGCAGCGGTTTTGTTAATTATGTAATCGAACAAGAGACGGATGCATCGCTTGAAAGAACGCATGCAGGAATCTGGGCAAATGATGGGGCTTTTGTGGACAACCCTTCACCAGGAGATGTTGTTTTCTTCACAAATACTTATGATGCGGACACGTACGTCACCCACAGCGGAATTTATATCGGCGACGGTAAAATGATTCATGCTGGCACAGAAGAAACAGGCGTTGAGGTAGCGTCATTAAATGTTGACTACTGGGACAACCGCTACATTGGCGCAAAATCTATCAACTAA
- a CDS encoding DMT family transporter: protein MIKIYMLLLLVMLMWGLNVSAIKVLVAAIDPILLTSFRVMTAGVMVLIICKVMGIFRLPYKHEWLTILYIAVFNVILHHSLVAVGLELTSGINGALILGMMPLVTVMMAFIVLRQRITWLRTSGFILGFVGVVITTLSGAGGLAAVSLGDVFVLLGVIVQGFSFMLISKLKPTLDPRLATGYLLVLGSTVIFLVSQILGARVQEMTKLIDWQLGAVFLFSAIFATAFGHMTYNYAIKKVGPAESAIFINLNTLFAVTGAALFLNEVIKINHAVGFLFILCGVFIGTGALEHVIQNRRQRDMNS from the coding sequence ATGATAAAAATTTACATGCTTCTATTATTGGTCATGCTGATGTGGGGTCTGAATGTGTCGGCGATTAAAGTACTGGTTGCGGCGATTGACCCGATCTTGCTGACCTCTTTTCGGGTTATGACGGCTGGGGTCATGGTTCTCATCATTTGTAAAGTGATGGGCATTTTCCGTCTCCCGTACAAACATGAATGGCTTACAATTCTGTACATAGCTGTTTTCAATGTCATTCTGCACCATTCGCTGGTGGCGGTCGGATTGGAATTAACATCAGGAATAAACGGTGCGCTCATCTTAGGAATGATGCCGCTGGTGACGGTGATGATGGCGTTCATCGTGCTGCGGCAGCGGATAACGTGGCTGCGGACATCGGGTTTTATCCTCGGTTTCGTGGGCGTAGTGATCACGACGCTTTCCGGTGCCGGCGGGCTGGCGGCGGTTTCGCTGGGTGACGTATTCGTACTGCTCGGTGTAATCGTGCAGGGCTTTAGTTTCATGCTGATCAGCAAGCTGAAGCCGACACTTGATCCGCGCCTGGCGACCGGGTATTTGCTTGTGCTTGGCTCCACCGTTATCTTCCTGGTCAGCCAGATATTAGGGGCACGGGTTCAGGAGATGACAAAATTAATCGACTGGCAGCTTGGTGCGGTCTTCTTGTTCAGCGCCATTTTCGCAACAGCGTTCGGGCACATGACATATAATTATGCCATTAAAAAAGTCGGACCGGCCGAATCGGCCATTTTCATAAATTTGAACACGCTATTTGCAGTGACGGGTGCGGCGTTATTTTTAAATGAAGTGATTAAAATAAATCATGCAGTCGGATTTCTTTTTATTCTGTGCGGGGTGTTCATCGGTACAGGCGCGCTGGAGCATGTGATTCAGAACAGGCGGCAGAGGGATATGAATTCGTGA
- a CDS encoding ABC-2 transporter permease yields MRSLLYKEWVVNQAIIISMAVLLIAGSMFVKMFNDTGQNPIYLAVIFGLMYPFIGDMNENTNKSENLINSLPVNRTEIVTSKYVSALLFGVLVIGITAFLKFFSLFEENQFIELAAALSFIGIFIAVYLPVFYLLGPRFVMIGMAALGLLGFVFIPMLVEAGMENGFWGLADVYREYSNDLLSAILIGITIVALLVSWFISVRLYAKKQF; encoded by the coding sequence ATGCGCAGTTTACTTTATAAAGAGTGGGTGGTGAATCAGGCGATCATTATCAGCATGGCCGTCCTGCTGATCGCAGGCTCCATGTTCGTCAAAATGTTCAACGACACTGGTCAAAATCCGATTTATTTAGCCGTCATTTTCGGACTCATGTATCCATTTATTGGTGACATGAATGAGAACACGAATAAGAGTGAGAACCTAATCAACAGTCTTCCCGTCAATCGAACAGAAATTGTCACATCTAAATATGTAAGTGCACTGTTGTTTGGTGTGCTTGTGATAGGAATTACCGCATTCCTGAAATTCTTTTCGTTATTTGAGGAAAACCAGTTTATTGAACTGGCTGCAGCACTTTCCTTCATTGGGATCTTTATCGCGGTTTATCTGCCAGTGTTCTATTTGCTAGGTCCGCGGTTTGTGATGATCGGGATGGCTGCCTTAGGTCTGTTGGGTTTTGTTTTTATCCCAATGCTCGTTGAAGCCGGGATGGAAAATGGCTTCTGGGGATTGGCGGATGTTTATCGGGAATATTCAAATGATCTGTTGTCAGCAATCTTGATTGGAATTACGATAGTTGCCCTGCTTGTATCATGGTTCATTTCCGTACGGTTGTATGCGAAAAAGCAGTTTTAA
- a CDS encoding PTS sugar transporter subunit IIA, translating into MSELFFDESVILLDVDCTTKEEVLSEMSQNLCDKGLVKESFCNAVIAREGEFATGLPTKTAAVAIPHTDVEHVNQKVISIAVLKQPVEFGVMGDPDATVPVKIVFLLAMNESHSQLSLLQNLMQIFQDEETLPAIINASDKTEIKAMVDQNLIYSFEGGE; encoded by the coding sequence ATGAGTGAACTGTTTTTTGATGAATCCGTCATATTATTGGATGTGGATTGCACAACAAAGGAAGAAGTACTTTCTGAGATGAGTCAGAATTTATGTGATAAAGGGCTGGTCAAAGAAAGTTTTTGTAATGCTGTGATTGCCAGAGAAGGTGAATTTGCTACCGGCCTGCCAACCAAAACCGCAGCCGTTGCCATACCACATACGGATGTGGAGCATGTGAACCAAAAGGTGATTAGCATCGCGGTCCTGAAGCAGCCGGTTGAGTTCGGTGTTATGGGCGATCCGGATGCAACGGTACCGGTAAAGATTGTCTTCCTGCTGGCGATGAACGAGTCCCATTCACAGTTATCGCTGCTGCAAAACTTAATGCAAATTTTTCAGGATGAAGAAACATTGCCAGCCATTATCAATGCGTCTGATAAAACTGAGATTAAAGCAATGGTTGATCAAAATCTGATTTATTCTTTTGAAGGGGGTGAGTAA
- a CDS encoding PTS sugar transporter subunit IIB, whose protein sequence is MAKKQVLVACGAGIATSTVVNGAIEDMAKEHNLNVDLVQIKIAEVGSYVDTADLLVTTAMTKKEFPFPVINAQSFLTGIGTEDTKQKILEELKK, encoded by the coding sequence ATGGCAAAGAAACAAGTACTGGTAGCCTGTGGTGCCGGAATTGCGACTTCGACGGTTGTTAACGGTGCAATTGAGGACATGGCTAAAGAACATAATCTCAATGTTGACCTGGTTCAAATTAAGATTGCGGAAGTAGGTTCTTATGTTGATACTGCTGATTTATTGGTAACGACCGCAATGACCAAGAAGGAATTTCCATTTCCGGTTATCAATGCGCAATCATTTCTAACTGGAATCGGCACAGAGGATACGAAACAAAAGATTCTGGAGGAACTTAAAAAATAA
- a CDS encoding DUF6270 domain-containing protein, which produces MLANFDSIHQEEQQTLVLKGTYNEKIDAEKPIIFFQERVSKEDYFSPQRIDTDVKWNGQEFTFSLKLQNWKNKLAQNQIWDCYIAHGEQTEKIQADFSEHPGKKHSPHLFYTAKPYITKMQSFAISVKAKKLSAAVTNTQIDQQHVTFGFSISETFFKTITNTKQAVELKLTFKKRIQADLNDYQHEKTFPVTQTDQQTYTSSVDLNTFVAGETLAPVTKWDLFVTVKNKSGQTVAERLDIDPEYDIFKQTFDLSSVFSASFQHDKNAASLAVFTETEPATVHHLKVDNQRVMLKGNVHDFQIDGADLQKESTVNNAELTAMVMKLPVTEQDGTFNVTLPMDELAQNYHLDDKDEFFINMKFRDKKAKVTMNVPVYLDTSVNVSKKPIRVTNNYQIRLLRGPANKLQFRSRTRTQEPEAHSLRIATCGSCFSRLGFGSKDYFNPDYKNKYEVVYTQFHSSVISMMGKPVKFPGEKFTDLHPTLADRVRSDFEKDFFTNIKRTKPDFFILDFYVDGSKDVLFFDKKHMITANYMLTQSVNYMHEIEPYVSVLSQKDIAAYLEHWHKAVQKFCKKLVKYIPEERIILQKVRKAEGYYAKNGEFHEFNNQTYIQRSNYLFEYMENYFLNLLPNVQVIDLSDQGFQSHYKHPSSITPDHFESDYYKAYMNRLDDLVLRYFIQHPAYLKKRKKKGETL; this is translated from the coding sequence ATGCTGGCTAATTTCGATTCTATACACCAGGAAGAACAGCAAACGTTGGTGCTAAAAGGCACATACAACGAAAAAATAGATGCAGAAAAACCGATTATCTTTTTCCAGGAGCGGGTGTCCAAAGAGGACTATTTCAGCCCGCAGCGAATCGATACAGATGTGAAATGGAACGGTCAGGAGTTTACGTTTTCACTGAAATTGCAGAACTGGAAAAATAAATTAGCACAAAATCAAATATGGGATTGCTATATTGCACACGGGGAGCAAACGGAGAAAATACAGGCTGACTTCAGCGAACACCCTGGCAAGAAGCATAGCCCCCATTTATTTTATACCGCAAAACCGTATATCACCAAAATGCAGTCATTTGCCATATCGGTGAAAGCAAAAAAGCTTTCAGCGGCCGTAACGAATACGCAAATCGATCAACAACATGTGACGTTTGGATTTTCCATATCGGAAACGTTTTTCAAAACAATTACAAATACAAAACAAGCTGTTGAGCTGAAACTCACGTTTAAAAAACGTATCCAAGCTGACTTAAACGATTATCAGCATGAAAAAACCTTCCCGGTCACACAAACAGATCAGCAAACGTATACGTCCTCAGTGGATCTGAATACGTTTGTTGCCGGGGAGACGCTGGCACCTGTAACAAAATGGGATCTTTTCGTGACTGTCAAAAACAAGTCGGGCCAAACGGTGGCCGAACGTTTGGATATTGATCCTGAATACGATATTTTCAAGCAAACGTTCGACCTTTCGTCAGTGTTCAGTGCAAGCTTTCAACATGATAAGAACGCCGCTTCGTTAGCAGTCTTCACTGAAACGGAACCGGCCACTGTTCATCATTTAAAAGTGGACAACCAACGTGTCATGCTGAAAGGTAATGTGCACGACTTTCAGATAGACGGTGCCGATTTGCAAAAAGAATCCACAGTAAATAACGCTGAACTCACCGCGATGGTCATGAAACTGCCGGTCACGGAACAAGATGGAACATTCAACGTAACACTGCCGATGGACGAGCTTGCGCAAAACTACCATCTGGACGATAAAGACGAATTTTTTATTAACATGAAATTCAGGGATAAAAAAGCCAAGGTCACCATGAATGTACCTGTGTATCTTGATACGTCAGTCAACGTTTCGAAAAAACCGATCCGGGTAACGAACAACTATCAGATTCGCCTGCTCAGGGGCCCTGCCAACAAGCTGCAGTTCAGAAGCCGTACACGAACACAGGAACCCGAAGCCCATTCCTTAAGGATTGCGACCTGTGGTTCCTGTTTCAGCAGACTCGGATTTGGCTCAAAAGATTATTTTAACCCGGATTATAAAAATAAATATGAGGTGGTCTACACTCAATTTCATTCTTCCGTGATCAGCATGATGGGAAAACCTGTGAAATTTCCCGGGGAAAAATTCACAGACCTGCACCCGACACTTGCCGATCGCGTCCGGAGTGACTTTGAGAAAGATTTTTTCACCAATATTAAACGAACAAAACCCGACTTTTTCATTCTTGATTTTTACGTGGATGGTTCAAAGGATGTTCTCTTTTTTGATAAAAAGCACATGATTACTGCCAATTATATGCTGACGCAAAGTGTAAACTACATGCACGAAATCGAACCGTACGTATCGGTATTGAGCCAGAAAGATATTGCAGCTTACCTGGAACATTGGCATAAGGCAGTCCAAAAATTCTGCAAAAAGCTGGTAAAATATATTCCGGAAGAACGGATTATCCTTCAAAAAGTACGAAAAGCGGAAGGATATTACGCGAAAAACGGGGAATTCCATGAGTTTAACAACCAAACCTACATTCAGCGCAGCAATTATCTGTTTGAATACATGGAAAATTACTTTCTGAACCTGTTGCCTAATGTACAGGTGATTGATTTGTCTGATCAGGGGTTTCAGTCGCATTATAAACATCCTTCAAGTATAACACCGGATCATTTCGAAAGTGATTACTACAAAGCATACATGAACCGGCTGGATGATCTTGTTTTGCGTTACTTCATTCAGCATCCAGCTTACCTGAAGAAACGGAAGAAAAAGGGAGAAACACTTTAG
- a CDS encoding BglG family transcription antiterminator — protein MQLDDRSSQLFGDLVENPGIKGKELESRYNISRRQLGYSITKINDWLEFNNLPEIERTKQGHFLINKSVITKFSSKHEMDIDAKILSEDERVYMILLMIVSNEDLSLIHFTSELEVSKNTILSDLKNVQTIAADDDLKIRYSRRQGYVMEGNEFNIRKLLIKVMYKILMLNQGKARIRHTAGITVDEVEELANRIEKVENKLNLKFTDEKLEMMPYLFVIIIRRIANGSIIAPFYIHYNELADTKEFAATEEIFSGFQDIPEEERLFITLHLLTSNVHWSEFLTEESIPNLLHALENMLDLFEQMACVKLQDREQLLQKLLLHVKPAYYRIKYQLTEVNEVKAEVSREFKALHHIVKKSTGPLEKLIGSAIPESETTYLTMLIGGWLTRQGDSIQKKVKAVVVCPQGVSVSRLLYSELRDLFPEFIFLDSLSVREFKGYQLDYDVVFSPVRIETDKKIFIVNSFLEREEKNTLRKQVMQELHGFTPSTISTGDLMEIIRKHTAVKNEQELITDLDAYLNLDEQPVYNPKQEADYTPNLSDLITPDKITLKKSVNSWEEAIRVGAKPLLQQGLIEKSYVEAMIHDYNQDSYIVIAPYVAIPHAAPEDGVNHVSMSLLHLENDVMFAEEHPIKLVFVIAAKDKQQHLQALMQLMKLVGSVQDRNALMESHNTEAIYQLMKLYSKN, from the coding sequence ATGCAACTTGATGACAGGAGCAGTCAATTGTTCGGTGATTTGGTGGAAAATCCGGGGATTAAAGGCAAGGAACTAGAATCCAGATATAATATTTCCCGCAGGCAGTTGGGATACAGCATAACCAAAATAAATGATTGGCTCGAGTTCAATAACCTTCCTGAAATAGAAAGAACGAAACAGGGACATTTTCTCATAAACAAATCGGTGATTACGAAATTCAGCAGCAAGCATGAGATGGATATCGATGCGAAAATTCTTTCGGAAGATGAACGTGTTTATATGATTCTTTTAATGATTGTAAGTAATGAGGACTTATCCCTGATTCATTTTACAAGCGAGTTGGAGGTCAGTAAGAACACGATTCTTTCTGATTTAAAAAATGTGCAAACCATTGCGGCTGACGATGATTTGAAAATCCGATATTCCAGGCGGCAGGGTTACGTGATGGAAGGCAATGAATTTAATATCCGAAAGCTTCTCATAAAGGTAATGTACAAAATACTGATGCTTAACCAGGGTAAAGCGAGGATTCGGCATACTGCAGGGATCACCGTGGATGAGGTGGAGGAGCTCGCCAATCGAATTGAAAAAGTGGAAAATAAGTTAAACCTGAAGTTTACCGACGAAAAGCTGGAAATGATGCCTTATCTCTTTGTCATTATTATACGGCGAATTGCCAATGGATCAATAATTGCACCGTTTTATATTCATTACAATGAACTCGCGGACACAAAAGAATTTGCAGCAACAGAGGAGATATTTTCCGGTTTTCAGGATATCCCGGAGGAAGAAAGGCTCTTTATTACACTGCATTTATTAACTTCCAATGTTCACTGGTCCGAATTTTTAACGGAAGAGTCGATTCCGAACTTATTGCATGCATTGGAAAATATGCTCGATTTGTTTGAGCAGATGGCCTGTGTGAAGCTGCAGGATCGGGAGCAGTTACTGCAAAAATTGCTGCTCCATGTAAAACCGGCGTATTACCGGATTAAGTATCAGCTGACGGAAGTAAATGAGGTAAAGGCCGAGGTGAGCAGAGAATTTAAAGCACTTCATCACATTGTGAAGAAATCAACTGGCCCGCTGGAAAAACTGATTGGCAGTGCCATTCCGGAAAGCGAAACGACCTATTTGACGATGCTGATTGGCGGGTGGTTAACACGACAGGGTGACAGCATTCAGAAGAAAGTAAAGGCTGTCGTGGTTTGTCCGCAAGGCGTGTCTGTTTCAAGACTGCTGTACAGTGAACTGCGTGATTTATTTCCGGAATTTATCTTTTTGGATTCGTTATCAGTGCGGGAGTTTAAGGGGTACCAATTGGATTATGATGTGGTGTTTTCACCCGTCCGGATTGAAACGGATAAAAAAATATTTATTGTTAATTCGTTTTTGGAACGGGAGGAAAAGAACACGCTTCGAAAACAGGTGATGCAGGAACTACACGGGTTTACGCCATCCACCATCAGCACCGGTGATTTGATGGAAATTATCCGGAAACATACAGCAGTCAAAAATGAACAGGAACTGATTACAGATTTGGATGCGTATTTAAACCTGGATGAGCAGCCGGTTTATAACCCGAAGCAGGAAGCGGATTATACACCTAACCTGTCGGATTTGATTACACCCGACAAGATTACCTTAAAAAAATCCGTCAACTCCTGGGAGGAAGCGATTCGAGTTGGGGCAAAACCATTACTGCAGCAAGGACTTATTGAAAAAAGCTATGTTGAGGCAATGATTCATGATTATAATCAGGATTCCTATATCGTGATAGCCCCATATGTTGCGATACCACACGCTGCACCTGAAGATGGTGTGAATCACGTGTCGATGAGTTTATTGCATCTGGAAAATGACGTGATGTTTGCAGAAGAACACCCGATTAAACTCGTGTTTGTGATTGCGGCTAAAGATAAACAGCAGCATCTGCAAGCGTTGATGCAATTAATGAAACTGGTGGGTTCCGTACAAGACCGGAATGCTTTAATGGAATCGCACAATACGGAAGCTATTTATCAATTAATGAAATTGTATTCGAAAAATTAG